In the Candidatus Binatia bacterium genome, CGCGATCGCCGTCGCGAGGGGTCGCGTGCCGGTGATCGCCGGCACGGGGACGAACGCGACCTGGTCCACCGTGCAGCTCACGCGCGCGGCGGCGCAGTGGGGGGTCGACGCGATGCTCGTCGTCACGCCCTACTACAACAAGCCGACGCAGGAGGGGCTCTTCCTCCATTGCGAGGCGGCCGCGCGCGCGGCCTCCGGGCGCCCCGTGATCCTCTACGACGTCCCGGGGCGCACGGCGGTCACGTTCAAGGAGGCGACCGTCAAGCGGCTCGCCCGCGTGCCGGGGGTCGTCGCCC is a window encoding:
- a CDS encoding dihydrodipicolinate synthase family protein, whose amino-acid sequence is MPVIAGTGTNATWSTVQLTRAAAQWGVDAMLVVTPYYNKPTQEGLFLHCEAAARAASGRPVILYDVPGRTAVTFKEATVKRLARVPGVVALKDATGELERVKRLAPDLTVLAGDDAATLECMRRGATGVISVAANVVPEKMARLCRDRDERIHEELSPLFKALFVESNPI